The Paramisgurnus dabryanus chromosome 6, PD_genome_1.1, whole genome shotgun sequence genome has a window encoding:
- the pxdc1a gene encoding PX domain containing 1a: MAGVDLTSLSVRKVTDCWVIGLEHFAVGEEEFFQIRTEWSDKSITYLRRRFLDLVKLANSLEKLFSEDSGSLTQSLTLKALQKITEAEQHCDIENKLDEVETLLKNIIKMPPKYSQCKAILTFFKTTPLDYTLKNMFDPIQPFYQSPVTVADVRRANGFCLANTETVLFDPYMKKGVEPSKSCISETAAQIWTGTTCQNGIRPDKEFVHTPHFISTVLTTGATENKEADYHPKKTEFTLNNIDNFHLHACETDILE; encoded by the exons ATGGCAGGTGTCGATCTCACGAGCCTTTCTGTTCGGAAAGTAACCGACTGTTGGGTGATCGGACTCGAGCACTTCGCTGTCGGAGAAGAGGAGTTTTTCCAGATCAGGACTGAATGGTCTGATAAAAGCATAACGTACTTGCGAAGGCGTTTTCTCGATCTGGTAAAACTTGCGAATAGTTTGGAGAAGTTATTTTCAGAGGACAGTGGGAGTTTGACTCAATCCCTGACGCTTAAGG CATTGCAGAAGATAACAGAAGCAGAGCAGCATTGTGACATTGAAAACAAGCTGGATGAAGTGgaaacattattaaaaaatatcatCAAAATGCCACCAAAG TACTCTCAGTGTAAAGCAATTCTTACATTTTTCAAGACTACCCCTCTggactacactttaaaaaacatgtttgatCCAATCCAGCCCTTCTACCAGAGTCCTGTAACTGTAGCTG ATGTCAGGAGGGCCAATGGGTTTTGTTTGGCAAATACAGAGACTGTGCTTTTTGATCCATATATGAAGAAAGGAGTCGAACCATCTAAATCTTGCAT CTCTGAGACAGCGGCCCAGATATGGACAGGAACAACATGTCAAAATGGGATCAGACCTGACAAAGAATTTGTGCACACACCTCACTTCATTAGCACAGTTCTGACTACTGGTGCCACTGAAAATAAAGAAGCTGACTATCACCCTAAAAAAACAGAGTTTACCCTCAACAACATCGACAACTTCCACTTACATGCCTGTGAGACTGACATCCTTGAATGA
- the opn4.1 gene encoding melanopsin-like yields the protein MSHHHSSWREHHCVPGDTNCTASFKESLSSRNYQLHHVPFHGPTHSHHHEPPHPFPTVNVPDHAHYIIGSVILIVGITGVMGNALVIYVFCRSNSLRTAGNMFVVNLAVADFFMSLTQAPMFFVASLHKRWVFGERVCELYAFCGALFGICSMMTLTAIAADRCLAITQPLALVSKVSRRKAGAVLAVVWLYSLGWSLPPFFGWSAYVPEGLQTSCSWDYMTFTPSVRAYTILLFIFVFFIPLGIIGSCYFAIFQAIRTAGREIRELNCGETHKVYKRMQNEWKMAKVALLVILLFVISWSPYSVVALTATAGYSHLLTPYMNSVPAVIAKASAIHNPIIYAITHPKYRAAIARYIPILRHILRVKEKDLRSSISSSSALCSRRPTLTSQCSTEVSVGNAARVNGRWGKTRLSSASDTDSYWTESEAEGSSVNSTTFGRRVSTEISTDTAIPSTESSTTTTRGHRGEKSDKVLSIPVPFIAFVTDSSDREPVSDGKTFLLEGDLRE from the coding sequence ATGAGTCATCATCACTCTTCATGGCGAGAGCACCACTGTGTCCCTGGAGACACCAACTGCACCGCAAGCTTTAAGGAATCCTTAAGCAGCAGAAACTACCAGTTACACCATGTGCCTTTCCATGGACCGACACATAGTCACCACCACGAGCCTCCACACCCTTTCCCCACTGTGAATGTTCCTGATCATGCCCACTACATCATCGGCTCTGTCATCTTAATAGTTGGCATCACCGGAGTGATGGGGAACGCACTGGTGATCTACGTGTTCTGCCGAAGCAACAGTCTTCGCACTGCGGGAAACATGTTTGTGGTGAACCTGGCTGTGGCTGACTTCTTCATGTCTCTCACCCAAGCCCCTATGTTCTTTGTGGCCAGCCTGCACAAGCGCTGGGTGTTCGGTGAGCGTGTTTGCGAGCTCTACGCGTTCTGTGGTGCCCTCTTCGGGATCTGTTCCATGATGACTTTGACTGCAATTGCTGCCGATCGCTGCCTTGCTATAACTCAGCCGCTTGCGCTTGTGAGCAAAGTCAGCCGACGCAAAGCCGGCGCAGTTCTGGCTGTTGTGTGGCTCTATTCCCTGGGCTGGAGCCTTCCACCCTTTTTTGGCTGGAGTGCCTATGTTCCTGAAGGCCTTCAGACCTCTTGTTCTTGGGACTACATGACCTTCACTCCATCGGTACGTGCATACACCATCCTTCTCTTCATTTTTGTGTTCTTTATCCCCTTAGGGATCATTGGTAGTTGCTACTTTGCCATTTTCCAAGCAATCCGAACAGCAGGGAGAGAGATAAGGGAGCTGAATTGTGGAGAAACCCATAAGGTCTATAAACGTATGCAGAATGAATGGAAGATGGCTAAGGTTGCCCTTTTGGTGATTTTGCTCTTTGTAATATCCTGGTCACCGTACTCCGTGGTGGCTCTTACCGCAACGGCTGGTTATTCCCATCTCCTCACCCCTTACATGAATTCAGTACCTGCTGTTATTGCCAAAGCCTCAGCCATCCACAATCCCATCATCTATGCAATCACACATCCTAAATATCGGGCAGCTATTGCGCGTTACATTCCAATACTCCGCCATATTCTCCGCGTAAAGGAGAAGGACCTACGTTCTTCTATCAGTTCCAGCAGTGCCCTCTGCTCCCGTCGTCCGACCCTCACCAGCCAATGTTCAACGGAGGTCAGTGTCGGAAATGCAGCACGGGTCAACGGCCGCTGGGGAAAGACCCGCTTGTCTTCTGCTTCAGACACTGATTCGTACTGGACTGAGAGCGAGGCTGAAGGTTCCAGTGTGAATTCCACCACCTTTGGTCGTCGTGTGTCCACAGAGATTTCTACAGATACAGCCATTCCTTCGACAGAGTCAAGCACTACCACCACGAGAGGGCACAGAGGCGAAAAATCAGACAAGGTTTTAAGCATACCTGTGCCCTTTATTGCTTTCGTAACAGATTCATCAGACAGGGAGCCTGTATCTGATGGAAAGACGTTCCTCCTCGAGGGGGACCTTAGGGAATAA
- the tmem53 gene encoding transmembrane protein 53, translating into MGDEGIDYNIVFPEAPISEKHWRGSKEPVVILLGWAGCRDKHLAKYSSIYNQQGCVTVCYTAPLKTVFISESFGYEELRSTAHKLLELLYDYEVENNPIFFHVFSNGGFVLYRYMVELLQSHPQFSTLCVVGTVVDSAPDSQNVIGALRALKTTLGPKVNLVLQYVLLALFAVAVVLLRVVLYSVTKYFHKNHYDAMMEKPAPWPQMYLYSRSDRVIRYKDVEKMVKVLKEKGLTVESFDFITPAHVSLYRDCPEDYSSRCRIFLTGCMTASVETSAKKRL; encoded by the exons ATGGGGGATGAGGGCATAGACTACAACATTGTTTTTCCAGAAGCACCAATCTCAG AGAAACACTGGCGCGGATCAAAGGAGCCAGTCGTGATTCTTTTAGGCTGGGCTGGCTGCAGAGACAAACATCTTGCAAAATACAGCTCGATATACAATCAACAG GGATGCGTGACTGTGTGCTACACAGCTCCTTTGAAGACAGTGTTTATTTCCGAATCATTCGGATATGAAGAGCTAAGAAGCACTGCTCACAAATTACTTGAACTTCTGTATGACTATGAGGTAGAGAACAACCCAATTTTCTTCCATGTTTTCAGCAACGGGGGCTTCGTGCTGTACCGCTACATGGTTGAGTTATTGCAAAGTCACCCTCAGTTTAGCACTCTATGTGTGGTGGGCACAGTTGTGGACAGTGCGCCTGACAGTCAAAATGTTATAGGCGCCCTCAGAGCTCTCAAAACCACCTTAGGGCCCAAAGTCAACTTGGTACTGCAGTACGTCCTCCTGGCACTGTTTGCAGTGGCAGTTGTGCTTCTGAGGGTTGTCTTGTATTCGGTGACCAAATACTTTCACAAGAACCACTACGATGCTATGATGGAGAAACCTGCACCTTGGCCTCAGATGTACCTCTATTCCAGATCAGACAGGGTGATCAGGTACAAGGATGTGGAGAAGATGGTTAAGGTGTTGAAGGAGAAGGGGCTGACCGTTGAAAGCTTTGATTTTATCACCCCTGCACATGTGAGTTTATACAGAGACTGTCCAGAAGACTATTCCAGCAGGTGCAGGATTTTTCTGACAGGCTGCATGACTGCTTCAGTGGAGACCTCGGCAAAGAAACGTCTTTAG